Within Primulina tabacum isolate GXHZ01 chromosome 5, ASM2559414v2, whole genome shotgun sequence, the genomic segment ttagtaggAAATAGTAAGTCCTAATGAAGTGGATTTGTACAAGTGTTTACTGATCAAAATCTTAgtgatctgaaaacagaaaaaTAGGAGACGTATGAGGGTTTTGTCATTCGAACTTTCAGGAACAAACGTTTTGTTATTTTACTATATAGTGTCTTTAAGTTTCATCAAGTGTTGTGGACTGTTTCCGTATTTTTAAGTAATCTGCTAGTCTGCGGCATTTTTAAAGATCGAGATCAGTTTCTGACTCCTAAAAAAGTCTGAAACGCATATTTTGGAAGCGGAAGAAAAAAGTTGAGAGTTTTCATTCAATCTCTTTCTAAACACTCAACCGATCACAGCAATATCTGTAGTGACTAATCGCGTTTTGTACATACAATCATttagttttaataaaaaaattatatcattcGGCAATAATTCACAAAATGCAGCAGTATTTTTAAATTACGAGGTGTTTTATTTATATCGCAAATTTTAATATCTATATTAATATATTGCCAGATAAGTTGACAAataatccaaataaaatataattggaTAAGAAACATTTCAAGTGTATTAAAATATGAGTGAAAATCTCGCGTATCCATTGCTGTACATTTGCATGTCACACAACCCTTGAATTGCTGCGCTGCaaactcttttaatttataCCACAATTTAAGGATTCCTACTGCTATTAGACATCTAATTACGACTTTTAAAATTACCACCATTTAAACCccctaattttaataatataaaaataaatctattATATTAGAGTTAGCGGTgtgataatttttatatttgatcTAAATTAGGGGTTTAAATGGTGGTAATTTTAAAAGTCGTAATTAGATGTCTAATAGCAGTAGGAATCCTTAAATTGTGGtataaattaaaagagtttggtttaacaatttaaaaataacaaaattctaattaatttgatttaaaatttttaaaccccataattatatacataaatatacGATTCAAACTTACCTTTCATTTATTATGTCTAATTTACatgtttatattatattaatattataaataataaattatgtatTTGAACAATTTTAATGTGAATACGTGTGTAAGAAATGGAGTCAAATACACTTCACCGAAATGATGATCAAGGTTAACGCACGAAAATATGAAAGACAAGTaatgaatttaaaaataaaaagccATCAGATTTGTTTTTTCCCCATtaaaaagattattatttaaaaaacaataatttattaAACAGCCCAGAACAaagtatattaattattttgagATGATATTGATGAttgtataaaataataaataaaaatcatatgcgTCAaaccacaatttttttttttaaaagaatcgATCCTAATAATCCTGATAtagatataaatataattaatttataaatagaAAAATGTCTTAAAAAATTGAACACCCTTCATTACCACGAACTAGCTCCTGGTTGGCTAGCTTAAAAAATTGGCAAAGCAACATTTAGgggaaattttttatatttttaattttcaaaaagtcAAATGTTGTTTTTGAGAGGGGTTTTAAGAATCGAAGTTATGAATtataaaataagaatattttaattttttatctaaaaaaataacaaattaatTTGTTCGAATGAAATATTTTCCCTACACAATGAATTATATTGAGTATTGAATACATGTTGATATATACAcgaaatgattgaaaataagtttaattaatttatgtttattattatatcaaTTTTTAAATGATCAAATATAAATTGATGTCTCATTTCAACAATTCGTACCTGAAATCAGATAATCGAATGATAAATGCCGCAGAGCTCAATTTGTTTATTTCAACGCGGAGACAGTGAATTAAAATAAGGGGTGAAATATTATTCTATTACAAAGTTTGTACTATATTTTATGCTACGCAtataaaatttagaaaatagATATCTTATTTCAACAAATTATCTCAATGCTTGCACTTCCCTTATTATGGACAACATCACTACGGAAATTATATTCCTTACTAACATAtctttaaaatgatttaaaaaatttttctctcaatatttcattttacaaaaaaattattgtgaAATCGTTTCACGgttcaattttgtgagacatgtctAAAATCagttataaaataattaaatattataatcatAATATGATAGTATTATTAATATGAAGACAATtgcaaataaattatttgaatattttataccaatgacaaaataaataataataataataaaattattttttatctttattctCATAAgtcaaaaatcaatattttcacatctttaaaatatcatgaactGTTACAATATTGTAGGCAAGTGTTGACTTTATATTTGACAAAATATTATCTATTGAGTAGGTTTTTTTAAGATAATtcacatgtttttatttttgaaacagaATAACttgataataatttttatgaaaaataatattttcgatataaacatgatatttttcatgatcGAGCCAAAAATCAGTTTAAATTGATCATCAAGACtatctcatatatatatatatatatatatttataaatcgaagattttcttaaaaataaataaatttgttcAAATAAACTACTTTCCCTACACAAATATATGCTAACTCACGTCCGCGACGTAATTCACCTCAGCAAATCCTTCCCCGCCACCACTTCCTCCGCCGCATAATGGAGTGTAGAGAAGAAAAACAAGACAGAATTTTCCGATCAAAGCTTGATGATATCTATGTTCCAAATCACCTACCCATACACACATACTGCTTCCAGAATTTATCAAGCCACCACTCGCGGCCAGCTATAATCCACGGAACCACCGGCGAAATTTTCAGCCACCGGGAAGTAGAACTGACCGCCCGAAGGGTTGCCGCCGGCTTCCATAATATTGGCATCCGTCAAGGCCATGTCATTATGCTTCTCCTCCACAACTCCCCGGAGTTCGTCTTCGCATTCCTCGCCACCTCCTTCATCGGAGCCACTGCCACGACTGCCAACCCACTCTACACCGCCGCAGAAATCGATTTCCAGGCCAAAATATCCAAACCGAAACTCATCCTGACCCAGGGTTGCTACGTGCATAAAGTTGAGGACTACGCACTGAAGAATGGGGCCGTAATAGTCTGCGTCGATCCTCCACCGCGGCCGTACCTCCACTTCTCGGAGCTGAAAAAATCAGACGAAACGTTAATGCCGGAGGTTAAAATCCACAGCGACGACACAGCGGTGCTCCCTTTCTCCTCGGGGACAACCGGTCTCCCCAAAGCCGTGATGCTGAGTCACAAAAACATAGTCACTTGCATTTCGGTTCAGGTCGACGGAGAAAATCCAACACTCCACGTCCACGCCGGAGATTTAACTCTGTGCGTGCTACCATTGTTTCACGTGTACTCGATGATAACGATAATGCTCTGCAGCCTCAGAGTAGGATCCGGGATTCTGATCATGCAAAAATACGAGATCAACGAATTGATGGGGATGATTCAAAAATACAAAGTGTCAATCGCACCGTTTGTGCCGCCGATACTGTTGGAGGTAGCGAAAAGTCCAGAGGCGGGAGCTAAGTATGATCTGTCATCAGTGAGGCGAGTGATGTGTGGTGCGGCCGCCATGGATAGGAAGCTTCAAGAAACAGTTAGAGAAAAGCTTCCCAATGCTACTATTGGGCAGGTAACCCTGCTTTTCATTAAAGTTTGACGTCACTCAATAATTTAGTTTGTTGTATGAGAGAGTACATTATTTCGGATCAATATCTTCTGGTGTGAACTCCTCCCACCAAAGTActgtttattaaaaaaaagtttattttttaaaaaaattagtatttttatattttaattatttcgaaatcaaaattatattttttatattaaaatatattattaataatccaatttaaaattacaattttatttatagTTACAAATATTTATTATGTGAGTAAAATGAcgtcttttttattattttttttatatttatttcaactctattttttaaaatgttaataaaaatttaattttttttacaaatatgTGATTCCGAACGAACAAGAAAAAACGACGGTACATGtaaattttgtttaatattatagttctttttaaaaaaattattttatccttttttatcttgttaattttttatttagaaattaaaattttattaattatatatttgtaataaaaataaataaataattttttttaatgatattGGGTTTGCTTATGCTTTTGTGGATTGAGTTAtgaaaaaatagtaaaatataaataaatagtgtgtcatatatttatatacataatATGTTTTTGAAAGGACATGTTTTCCTAAAGTGATATCCAAATGATGAAGATCTTTTGCATCTAAAAGTAGTCTTTATAATCTTCAACAATATTCGTTccaaaaaaacaaattaataacaTGTCGGGGATCATCGATTCCTCTGGTTCAGACAAATATGTGAGCCACACCtcgtattttgatttttttaaaatgaatgatCCTACATGATCAAAATGGAATTCTATGTATATCTCTTATAAAATGTGGATTTGAACAGGGATATGGGATGACCGAAGCCGGAGTATTGACAATGTGTTTGGGATTTGCTAAAAAaccttttaaatttaaatctggCTCTTGTGGAAGTGTTACAAGGAATGCTCGAATGAAGATTGTTGACCCTTTGACTCGCGCTTCTCTTCAACGGAATCAAACCGGGGAGATTTGTATCACAGGTGATCAAGTCACGAAAGGTATACGCCacctttattatattattattaaatttcaatttcAGTTGCAATAAATTGGATGCTTGTTAAATTTGTGTGATTGAAAAAGGTTATTTCAATGATCCTGAGGCGACTATGAAAACAATAGACGAAGAAGGATGGCTACACACCGGCGATATCGGGTACATAGACTGTGACGATGAACTGTTCATAGTCGATCGATTGAAGGAACTGATCAAGTGCAAAGGTTTTCATGTGGCGCCTGCTGAACTTGAAGCGTTGCTTTTAGCTCATCCCGCCATTTCCGATGCTGCCGTTGTGCCGTAAGTATTTCATTTTCGTTTACTCTTCTTAAGATTGCAAAACTCTTGTGAAGTGGTCGGGCTACTGGGGGATGCTCAAACTCTTTCTTCTACTCTAGAGCCGTATAAATGCACAAAAGATGATGCACCCACTGTACCTTTTTCAGTCTTTGAAGCTCCTTTATCCGGATGTTCCCCCTATGAAGAGAAGGCGTCTTTCCCTAGCTCTCCTACCTGTGATCTCCTAGAGCTAAATAGTTGGTAGCTAACAACCCAACTATAGGGAATGGAGTAATCAGTAATGGTATGGTAGCTATGAGTTCCGAGTTCTCTTTCGGTTGGCTTTCGGCTTGGTACTTGTTCCAAGTAAGAGACAAGTTAGAAGAATTTTGGTTTTCAAATGACTCTAATTTTAGATATATTTAAAATCTAATACGATCACTATTAACACATGACTTGATATCTAGTGAAACTCATTTGAATTgtgtgatgaatttcaaatcaatttagTTGTATGGATAAAATTCATGTTAGATAGATTTTAAATCTACCAGTGTCATTCCAAATTCCATCATTTAAATCTTTCTCCAAACGAAATCATTCCATCCAAACACAACCTCAAGCaagttataaaaaaattttgaaatcttgAACTTTCATTTTGCAGTAGGACGGACAAGGCTACAGGAGAAGTTCCGGTTGCATTCGTCGTGCGTGCAAAGGGTTCAAACATCTCCGAACAAGAAATCAAGCAGTATGTCT encodes:
- the LOC142545548 gene encoding 4-coumarate--CoA ligase-like: MECREEKQDRIFRSKLDDIYVPNHLPIHTYCFQNLSSHHSRPAIIHGTTGEIFSHREVELTARRVAAGFHNIGIRQGHVIMLLLHNSPEFVFAFLATSFIGATATTANPLYTAAEIDFQAKISKPKLILTQGCYVHKVEDYALKNGAVIVCVDPPPRPYLHFSELKKSDETLMPEVKIHSDDTAVLPFSSGTTGLPKAVMLSHKNIVTCISVQVDGENPTLHVHAGDLTLCVLPLFHVYSMITIMLCSLRVGSGILIMQKYEINELMGMIQKYKVSIAPFVPPILLEVAKSPEAGAKYDLSSVRRVMCGAAAMDRKLQETVREKLPNATIGQGYGMTEAGVLTMCLGFAKKPFKFKSGSCGSVTRNARMKIVDPLTRASLQRNQTGEICITGDQVTKGYFNDPEATMKTIDEEGWLHTGDIGYIDCDDELFIVDRLKELIKCKGFHVAPAELEALLLAHPAISDAAVVPRTDKATGEVPVAFVVRAKGSNISEQEIKQYVSRQVVSYKRIHGVYFVNEIPKAPSGKTLRRNLRARI